One window of Salvelinus fontinalis isolate EN_2023a chromosome 19, ASM2944872v1, whole genome shotgun sequence genomic DNA carries:
- the p2ry8 gene encoding P2Y purinoceptor 8 isoform X2, with product MAWSSNSTKLDNTTLSLFQNVTASTAISIIYIVVTIINLVGNSLSMWLLLFHTSPKTPSIIFMINLTLTDLTLGLVLPFQIMYQLQGYNWSLGPDMCRLLTLVFFANMYCSILSMTAISGDRYLGICRPMLFCETRERKSFAVLVCLAMWTVVLLVLYPLTITDLTFHVPELRITTCFDVLKRDMLPSMVAWAAFLLALFVILFLIPFCITVFCYISIIRMLARDSKTKQKDKAIGLAVTVLTVFTLCFTPNNILLLAHTIRRLFYGESLYMAYKLTLSLSCFNSCLDPFIYYFACREFRKKLRQMLRLRTLSSLDTGKRDLHRESLYSAQYVSDGQGGENSRVSVKQHC from the exons ATGGCATGGAGTTCCAACAGCACCAAGCTGGACAACACCACCTTGTCCCTGTTCCAGAACGTGACAGCCAGTACAGCAATCTCCATCATCTATATTGTGGTCACCATCATCAACCTGGTAGGAAACAGCCTCTCCATGTGGCTCCTCCTCTTCCATACCTCTCCCAAAACTCCCTCCATCATCTTCATGATAAACCTGACCCTGACTGACCTGACCTTGGGCCTCGTCCTGCCCTTCCAGATCATGTATCAGTTGCAGGGGTATAATTGGAGCCTGGGCCCGGACATGTGCAG GCTCTTGACCCTGGTGTTCTTTGCCAACATGTACTGCTCAATTCTATCTATGACCGCCATCAGCGGAGACCGCTACCTGGGCATCTGCCGGCCCATGCTCTTCTGTGAGACCAGGGAAAGGAAGTCATTCGCTGTGCTTGTCTGCTTAGCCATGTGGACAGTCGTCCTATTGGTCCTGTACCCACTCACTATAACCGACCTGACGTTCCACGTTCCAGAACTCAGGATTACCACCTGCTTCGACGTTCTAAAAAGGGACATGCTTCCATCCATGGTGGCCTGGGCTGCCTTCCTCCTTGCACTGTttgtcatcctcttcctcatcccgtTCTGCATCACTGTTTTCTGCTACATCAGCATCATCCGCATGCTGGCCCGAGACTCCAAGACCAAACAGAAGGATAAGGCTATAGGTCTCGCCGTCACTGTCCTAACGGTCTTTACGCTCTGCTTCACTCCCAACAACATCCTCCTACTGGCTCACACCATCCGGAGGCTCTTCTACGGGGAGTCCTTGTACATGGCCTacaagctgactctctctctcagttgCTTCAACAGCTGCCTGGACCCCTTCATCTACTACTTTGCCTGTAGGGAGTTCCGGAAGAAGTTGAGGCAGATGCTAAGGCTGAGAACACTGAGCAGTCTGGACACGGGGAAGAGAGACCTGCACAGAGAGAGCCTGTACTCCGCCCAGTATGTATCTGATGgacagggtggagagaacagCAGAGTGTCTGTTAAACAACACTGTTAA
- the p2ry8 gene encoding P2Y purinoceptor 8 isoform X1 produces MLPFYMNLNVCLIIGCLCEVIVTMAWSSNSTKLDNTTLSLFQNVTASTAISIIYIVVTIINLVGNSLSMWLLLFHTSPKTPSIIFMINLTLTDLTLGLVLPFQIMYQLQGYNWSLGPDMCRLLTLVFFANMYCSILSMTAISGDRYLGICRPMLFCETRERKSFAVLVCLAMWTVVLLVLYPLTITDLTFHVPELRITTCFDVLKRDMLPSMVAWAAFLLALFVILFLIPFCITVFCYISIIRMLARDSKTKQKDKAIGLAVTVLTVFTLCFTPNNILLLAHTIRRLFYGESLYMAYKLTLSLSCFNSCLDPFIYYFACREFRKKLRQMLRLRTLSSLDTGKRDLHRESLYSAQYVSDGQGGENSRVSVKQHC; encoded by the exons ATGCTACCTTTTTACATGAATCTAAATGTCTGCCTGATCATAGGTTGTCTGTGTGAAGTCATTGTTACCATGGCATGGAGTTCCAACAGCACCAAGCTGGACAACACCACCTTGTCCCTGTTCCAGAACGTGACAGCCAGTACAGCAATCTCCATCATCTATATTGTGGTCACCATCATCAACCTGGTAGGAAACAGCCTCTCCATGTGGCTCCTCCTCTTCCATACCTCTCCCAAAACTCCCTCCATCATCTTCATGATAAACCTGACCCTGACTGACCTGACCTTGGGCCTCGTCCTGCCCTTCCAGATCATGTATCAGTTGCAGGGGTATAATTGGAGCCTGGGCCCGGACATGTGCAG GCTCTTGACCCTGGTGTTCTTTGCCAACATGTACTGCTCAATTCTATCTATGACCGCCATCAGCGGAGACCGCTACCTGGGCATCTGCCGGCCCATGCTCTTCTGTGAGACCAGGGAAAGGAAGTCATTCGCTGTGCTTGTCTGCTTAGCCATGTGGACAGTCGTCCTATTGGTCCTGTACCCACTCACTATAACCGACCTGACGTTCCACGTTCCAGAACTCAGGATTACCACCTGCTTCGACGTTCTAAAAAGGGACATGCTTCCATCCATGGTGGCCTGGGCTGCCTTCCTCCTTGCACTGTttgtcatcctcttcctcatcccgtTCTGCATCACTGTTTTCTGCTACATCAGCATCATCCGCATGCTGGCCCGAGACTCCAAGACCAAACAGAAGGATAAGGCTATAGGTCTCGCCGTCACTGTCCTAACGGTCTTTACGCTCTGCTTCACTCCCAACAACATCCTCCTACTGGCTCACACCATCCGGAGGCTCTTCTACGGGGAGTCCTTGTACATGGCCTacaagctgactctctctctcagttgCTTCAACAGCTGCCTGGACCCCTTCATCTACTACTTTGCCTGTAGGGAGTTCCGGAAGAAGTTGAGGCAGATGCTAAGGCTGAGAACACTGAGCAGTCTGGACACGGGGAAGAGAGACCTGCACAGAGAGAGCCTGTACTCCGCCCAGTATGTATCTGATGgacagggtggagagaacagCAGAGTGTCTGTTAAACAACACTGTTAA